In Arthrobacter sp. CDRTa11, one DNA window encodes the following:
- a CDS encoding APC family permease — MTHTIRNSTATGVADSTGADAPGTAHGISAKGLKGGQLGLLAVVVLGISTIAPAYTLTSALGPTINEAGLQLPVIFLIGFIPMILVSLAYRELNADSPDSGTTFTWVTKAFGPWVGWMGGWGLLAANIIVLSNLAAVAVDFFYLFLSQLTGSPELAELAANKPLNVLTCFVFVALAVWISYRGMHTTKLVQYGLVGFQLLVLGLFVTMAFANWSTSETAIPFSWEWFDVTKIETFGQIAAGISLSIFVYWGWDVCLTVNEETTNGKKTAGLAGTLTAVIVLGIYLLISISTMMFAGIGDTGNGLSNPDNQENIFTALASPIMGPFAILMSLAVLSSSAASLQSTFMSPSRSLLAMSHYGALPKPLSRLSKRFSTPRTAIIAAGVLSAGFYAAMHIISENVLNDTILALGLMICFYYGLTAIACAWYFRNSVFSSVRNFTLRLLCPLLGGIGLFVVFFQTAVDSLAPEFGSGSEVFGVGLVFVLGIGILAFGAVFMLIMARLRPGFFRGETIRRDTPALVVPE; from the coding sequence ATGACCCACACCATCCGTAACAGCACCGCAACCGGAGTAGCTGACAGCACCGGGGCCGACGCCCCCGGCACGGCCCACGGCATCAGCGCCAAGGGACTGAAGGGTGGCCAGCTGGGCCTCCTGGCCGTGGTGGTCCTTGGCATCTCCACCATCGCGCCCGCCTACACGCTGACCAGCGCCCTGGGCCCCACCATCAATGAGGCCGGGCTCCAATTGCCGGTCATCTTCCTGATCGGATTCATCCCCATGATCCTGGTCTCGCTGGCCTACCGGGAACTCAATGCCGATTCCCCGGACAGCGGCACCACCTTCACCTGGGTCACCAAGGCCTTCGGCCCGTGGGTTGGCTGGATGGGCGGCTGGGGGCTCCTTGCGGCCAACATCATTGTGCTGTCCAACCTGGCCGCCGTGGCAGTGGACTTCTTCTACCTTTTCCTCTCCCAGCTCACGGGTTCACCGGAGCTGGCCGAGCTCGCCGCCAACAAGCCGCTGAACGTGCTGACCTGCTTCGTCTTCGTGGCCCTGGCGGTGTGGATCAGCTACCGCGGCATGCACACCACCAAACTGGTGCAGTACGGCCTGGTGGGGTTCCAGCTGCTGGTCCTGGGCCTCTTCGTAACCATGGCCTTCGCCAACTGGTCCACGTCCGAAACAGCCATCCCGTTCAGCTGGGAATGGTTTGACGTCACCAAGATCGAGACGTTCGGCCAGATCGCGGCGGGCATCTCGCTCTCCATCTTTGTCTACTGGGGCTGGGATGTATGCCTTACCGTGAACGAGGAAACCACCAACGGCAAGAAGACGGCTGGTTTGGCCGGGACCCTGACCGCCGTAATCGTCCTGGGCATCTACCTGCTGATCAGCATCTCCACCATGATGTTCGCCGGCATCGGCGATACCGGCAACGGACTCAGCAACCCCGACAACCAGGAAAATATCTTTACCGCCCTGGCTTCCCCCATCATGGGACCCTTCGCCATCCTGATGTCCCTCGCCGTCCTCTCCAGCTCGGCGGCGTCGCTGCAGTCCACCTTCATGTCGCCGTCCCGCAGCCTCCTGGCCATGTCCCACTACGGCGCCCTTCCCAAGCCGCTCAGCCGCCTGAGCAAACGCTTCTCAACGCCGCGCACCGCCATCATTGCCGCTGGAGTCCTGTCCGCGGGGTTCTACGCTGCGATGCACATCATCAGCGAGAACGTCCTGAATGACACCATCCTGGCGCTGGGCCTGATGATCTGCTTCTACTACGGACTCACCGCCATCGCCTGTGCCTGGTACTTCCGGAACAGCGTGTTCAGCAGCGTCCGCAACTTCACGCTTCGGCTGCTGTGCCCGCTGCTGGGCGGCATAGGACTCTTTGTGGTGTTCTTTCAGACCGCAGTGGACAGCCTGGCCCCTGAGTTCGGCAGCGGTTCCGAGGTGTTCGGTGTTGGCCTGGTCTTTGTCCTGGGCATTGGAATCCTGGCATTCGGAGCGGTGTTTATGCTCATCATGGCCCGCCTGCGGCCGGGATTCTTCCGCGGCGAAACCATCCGCCGGGACACACCGGCACTGGTGGTTCCCGAGTAG
- a CDS encoding agmatine deiminase family protein: protein MSTWRMPAETALQERLWMAFPTGGYTLGDSEEAAHAARSTWAAVANAAVEFEPVTMVVNPDDVDTAARYLHPDIEVLAAPLNDAWMRDIGPTFVLDQHGCRGAVDWVFNGWGAQDWARWDKDALIAAEISARSGSHHVVSPLVNEGGGLQVDGEGTVLVTETVQLDPGRNPGLSKADVEAELARTLGATHVIWLPRGLTRDSERFGTRGHVDIVAAIPSPGTLLVHSQRNPAHPDFDVCRDIISYLRTTRDAAGREWNVVEVPAPEALTDDEGFVDYSYINHVVVNGGVIACSFGDPNDDKALQILAEAYPGRRIVSIDARELFARGGGIHCITQQQPAALEKVRT from the coding sequence ATGAGCACCTGGCGCATGCCAGCCGAAACAGCCCTGCAGGAACGCCTCTGGATGGCCTTCCCGACCGGCGGCTACACGCTCGGCGATTCCGAGGAAGCCGCCCACGCGGCCCGGTCAACTTGGGCAGCTGTCGCCAATGCCGCCGTCGAGTTCGAACCGGTCACCATGGTGGTAAACCCCGACGACGTCGACACCGCAGCCCGCTATCTGCACCCGGACATTGAGGTGCTTGCCGCCCCGCTGAACGATGCCTGGATGCGGGACATCGGCCCCACCTTTGTTCTTGACCAGCACGGCTGCCGCGGCGCCGTCGACTGGGTTTTCAACGGCTGGGGTGCGCAGGACTGGGCCCGCTGGGACAAGGACGCCCTGATCGCCGCCGAAATTTCCGCCCGCTCCGGGTCCCACCACGTGGTGTCCCCCTTGGTGAACGAGGGCGGCGGGCTGCAGGTGGACGGTGAGGGAACAGTATTGGTCACCGAGACCGTCCAGCTGGACCCGGGGCGCAACCCCGGCCTGAGCAAGGCCGATGTGGAAGCCGAACTGGCCCGCACGCTGGGCGCCACGCACGTCATCTGGCTCCCCCGCGGCCTGACCCGGGACTCGGAACGTTTCGGCACCCGCGGGCATGTGGACATCGTGGCAGCCATCCCCTCCCCCGGCACGCTGCTGGTCCACTCGCAGCGGAATCCGGCACACCCTGACTTCGACGTCTGCAGGGACATCATCAGCTACCTGCGCACCACGCGCGACGCTGCCGGCCGCGAGTGGAACGTCGTGGAGGTTCCCGCTCCCGAGGCCCTGACAGACGACGAAGGCTTTGTGGACTACAGCTACATCAACCATGTGGTGGTCAATGGAGGCGTCATCGCCTGCAGCTTCGGCGACCCCAACGACGACAAGGCCCTCCAGATCCTGGCCGAGGCCTATCCCGGACGCCGGATCGTCAGTATTGACGCACGGGAACTCTTCGCCCGCGGTGGCGGTATCCACTGCATCACCCAACAGCAGCCTGCTGCCCTCGAGAAAGTACGGACATGA
- a CDS encoding nitrilase-related carbon-nitrogen hydrolase, with product MIEISCLDAPASPARTTPSDRPALRVGVVQHRWHADDAVLRAELDEGISRAARLGATVVFLPELTLSRYPADTLPVNDTSRPGVVRPRPSDAAEDLLTGPTFQFAAASARRHGVSVHASLYQRADNPDGSDDGLGLNTAILVSPEGELLARTHKLHIPVTAGYYEDKFFRRGPAAADAYEVHSPAELNGARLGMPTCWDEWFPEVARLYSLGGAEILVYPTAIGSEPDHPDLDTQPLWQQVIVGNGIANGLFMVAPNRWGNEGTLNFYGSSFISDPYGRILVQAPRDQSAVLVADLDLDQRRDWLTLFPFLATRRPDTYGRLTEPVRPGQPLGGEAQAYLEATA from the coding sequence ATGATTGAAATTTCCTGCCTTGATGCACCAGCGTCCCCTGCACGGACAACGCCGTCCGATCGCCCCGCCCTCCGGGTGGGAGTGGTGCAACACCGCTGGCACGCAGACGATGCCGTCCTGCGCGCCGAACTCGACGAGGGCATCAGCCGGGCCGCCAGGCTTGGAGCCACGGTGGTGTTCCTGCCGGAACTGACGCTCTCGCGCTACCCGGCAGACACCCTGCCGGTCAACGACACGTCCCGGCCGGGAGTGGTGCGGCCCAGGCCCTCGGACGCTGCCGAGGATCTCCTCACGGGACCCACCTTCCAGTTCGCCGCCGCATCAGCACGCCGTCACGGCGTCAGCGTCCATGCCTCGCTCTATCAGCGCGCGGACAACCCGGACGGCTCGGATGACGGGCTCGGCCTCAACACGGCCATCCTGGTCTCGCCTGAGGGCGAACTCCTGGCCCGTACACACAAGCTGCACATTCCCGTTACGGCTGGCTATTACGAGGACAAATTCTTCCGCAGAGGTCCCGCAGCCGCCGACGCCTACGAGGTCCACTCGCCCGCCGAGCTGAATGGCGCACGGCTGGGCATGCCCACCTGCTGGGACGAATGGTTCCCTGAAGTGGCCCGGCTTTACTCCCTCGGCGGTGCCGAAATCCTGGTCTACCCCACTGCCATTGGCTCTGAACCTGACCACCCGGACCTGGACACGCAGCCGCTGTGGCAGCAGGTGATCGTGGGCAACGGCATCGCCAACGGCCTGTTTATGGTGGCGCCCAACCGCTGGGGCAACGAAGGAACATTGAACTTCTATGGTTCCTCCTTCATCTCAGATCCGTACGGCCGGATCCTGGTCCAGGCGCCGCGCGACCAGTCCGCTGTGCTGGTGGCAGACCTTGACCTTGACCAGCGGCGGGATTGGCTGACTCTCTTCCCGTTCCTGGCCACACGGCGTCCGGACACGTATGGACGGCTCACCGAACCCGTCCGCCCCGGCCAGCCGTTGGGCGGAGAAGCACAGGCCTATCTGGAGGCAACAGCATGA
- a CDS encoding Dps family protein: protein MKASPTLTNNLQAVLADLIELHIQGKQAHWNIVGTNFRDLHLQLDEIVEAGRQFADDLAERMRALHALPDGRSSTVAASTNLPAFPEGLINTKDAIERTVAALEAAVGTMRKVHDEVEEEDPTTADLLHEFIARLEQFAWMVNAETMKATASVTAPDTP from the coding sequence ATGAAAGCTTCACCGACCCTGACCAATAACCTGCAGGCTGTACTCGCGGACCTGATTGAGCTGCACATCCAGGGCAAGCAGGCCCACTGGAACATCGTGGGGACCAATTTCCGGGACCTCCATCTGCAGCTGGACGAGATTGTCGAAGCCGGCCGCCAGTTTGCGGACGACCTGGCGGAGCGCATGCGCGCACTGCATGCACTCCCGGACGGGCGCAGCTCCACCGTGGCGGCTTCCACCAATCTGCCGGCGTTCCCCGAAGGCCTGATCAACACCAAGGACGCGATCGAGCGAACCGTGGCAGCCCTGGAAGCGGCGGTGGGAACCATGCGGAAGGTTCATGACGAAGTGGAGGAGGAAGATCCCACTACTGCCGATCTCCTCCATGAGTTCATTGCCAGGCTTGAGCAGTTCGCCTGGATGGTTAACGCAGAAACCATGAAGGCCACGGCCAGCGTCACAGCCCCAGATACCCCCTAG
- a CDS encoding ArsR/SmtB family transcription factor — protein MLNNSSEADLDLVFQALADPTRRAIVVRLCIGPASVSELARPFTMSLPAVVQHLQVLENSGLVKSQKIGRVRTCSIVPATVRLAESWLGARRTASERILDRLEAFLAAEPEATELKVPETPDPSNPHTKTFPPNPPRST, from the coding sequence GTGCTTAACAATAGTTCCGAGGCAGACCTGGACCTTGTTTTCCAGGCGCTCGCCGATCCGACCAGGCGGGCCATCGTGGTCCGGCTTTGCATCGGCCCGGCATCCGTCTCGGAACTCGCCAGGCCTTTCACCATGAGCCTGCCGGCAGTTGTGCAGCACCTCCAGGTCCTGGAAAACAGCGGCCTGGTGAAGAGTCAAAAGATCGGCCGGGTACGGACCTGCAGCATCGTTCCGGCCACCGTCAGGCTGGCCGAAAGCTGGCTCGGCGCCCGCCGGACCGCCAGCGAACGCATCCTGGACCGGCTGGAGGCGTTCCTTGCCGCCGAACCTGAAGCCACAGAGCTGAAAGTTCCCGAAACGCCTGATCCGAGTAATCCACACACCAAGACATTCCCTCCGAATCCACCCAGGAGCACATGA
- a CDS encoding SRPBCC family protein: MSSPLTHASFTIERKLSVPPSRVFHAFSDYETKKKWFGGPAEWVQGESSLDFRVGGRETGVGGPEGGFVSTMHAVYHDIVQDERIVYTYEMLLNGERSSVSLCTLELDADGQGTILTLTEQGVYFTEEDQVAGRKEGTEGLMDALVTYLEGH, from the coding sequence ATGAGCAGTCCCCTTACCCACGCCAGCTTCACCATCGAGCGCAAGCTCAGCGTCCCGCCGTCGCGCGTTTTCCACGCCTTTTCCGACTACGAGACCAAAAAGAAGTGGTTCGGCGGCCCCGCTGAATGGGTCCAGGGCGAATCCAGCCTGGACTTCCGCGTCGGCGGGCGGGAGACAGGTGTCGGCGGGCCCGAAGGCGGGTTCGTCTCCACCATGCACGCCGTCTATCACGACATCGTCCAGGATGAGCGGATCGTATACACCTACGAAATGCTGCTGAACGGCGAGCGGTCCTCCGTTTCGTTGTGCACCCTGGAGTTGGACGCCGACGGCCAGGGAACCATCCTGACGCTCACTGAACAGGGCGTCTACTTCACGGAGGAGGACCAGGTGGCGGGCCGCAAGGAAGGCACCGAAGGCCTGATGGACGCCCTCGTCACCTACCTCGAGGGACACTGA
- a CDS encoding MFS transporter translates to MTSSATSLRKAPEALANQLPARSRTPQAPGSKAPWRDWLALGLLMFPVLLIAVDNTALTFALPAIARSLETTGVQLLWIVDAYPLVLAGLLVAMGSLGDRIGRRRLLLVGSIGFALVSAATAFAPSAEWLIAGRAALGFFGAMLMPSTLSLIRNIFPDPNRRRLAIAIWAAGFSGGAALGPIFGGWLVEQFWWGAVLLVAVPIMLPLLAFGPAFIPESRDPRPGRVDVPSMLLSLLVMVPVVYGIKEVATEGFGVMPLASVTFGVAMGFVFVRRQQRLANPLLDMSLFSNRVFSTAISANVLALFSFNGFILFLAQHLQLLEGMSPSAAGVAMIPALLATVTAGLVAVPLVRRIRPGFVVAGGLSLSAGGYLMVTVGDHSAGPALLLGALFILALGVGTAETISNDLILGSAPAEKSGAAAAISETGYEVGSVLGTAILGSILTASYQQNLRLPAGLAEATSHTAADRAGETLAGAMELAGTLPGPLATAVREASRAAFDSGVHITAAIALVLMAAAAVLAAVVLRKVPTAR, encoded by the coding sequence ATGACCTCGTCCGCAACTTCCCTCCGGAAAGCCCCTGAAGCGCTGGCAAACCAGCTCCCGGCCCGCTCCCGCACGCCCCAGGCACCGGGATCCAAAGCGCCCTGGCGCGACTGGCTTGCCCTGGGCCTGCTGATGTTCCCCGTGCTGCTGATCGCCGTGGACAACACGGCCCTGACGTTCGCCCTCCCGGCGATTGCACGCAGCCTGGAAACCACGGGAGTCCAGCTCCTGTGGATCGTGGACGCTTATCCTCTGGTGCTTGCCGGGCTGCTGGTGGCCATGGGAAGCCTGGGCGACAGGATTGGACGCCGCAGGCTGCTACTGGTGGGCAGCATCGGGTTCGCGCTGGTCTCAGCCGCAACAGCCTTCGCACCCAGCGCCGAGTGGCTGATTGCGGGCCGGGCAGCACTGGGATTCTTTGGTGCCATGTTGATGCCGTCCACCCTGTCGCTGATCCGGAATATCTTTCCGGATCCCAACCGCCGCCGGCTGGCGATCGCCATCTGGGCAGCAGGATTCTCCGGCGGCGCGGCCCTGGGTCCCATCTTTGGCGGCTGGCTAGTTGAACAGTTCTGGTGGGGAGCGGTGCTCCTGGTTGCCGTGCCCATCATGCTTCCGCTGCTGGCGTTCGGCCCCGCCTTCATCCCCGAATCTCGGGATCCCCGGCCCGGCCGCGTGGACGTCCCCAGCATGCTGCTGTCCCTGCTGGTCATGGTCCCTGTGGTCTACGGCATCAAGGAGGTGGCCACCGAGGGCTTCGGCGTCATGCCGCTGGCTTCCGTCACCTTCGGGGTGGCCATGGGATTCGTTTTTGTCCGCCGGCAGCAACGGCTGGCCAACCCCCTGCTGGACATGTCCCTGTTCAGCAACAGGGTCTTCAGCACGGCCATCTCTGCCAACGTGCTGGCGCTTTTTTCCTTCAACGGCTTTATCCTGTTCCTGGCCCAGCACCTCCAGCTATTGGAAGGGATGTCACCGTCCGCCGCGGGCGTCGCCATGATTCCGGCGCTGCTCGCCACGGTGACGGCCGGGCTGGTTGCCGTGCCGCTGGTCCGCCGGATAAGGCCGGGCTTTGTGGTGGCGGGCGGCCTCTCCCTCAGTGCCGGCGGCTACCTTATGGTCACCGTGGGCGATCACAGTGCCGGACCTGCCCTCCTGCTGGGCGCACTGTTCATCCTGGCACTGGGCGTTGGGACCGCGGAAACCATCTCCAACGACCTCATCCTGGGCTCCGCGCCGGCCGAAAAATCCGGGGCCGCCGCCGCCATCTCCGAAACAGGCTATGAGGTGGGGTCGGTGCTGGGAACGGCAATCCTGGGCTCCATCCTGACGGCGTCGTACCAGCAAAACCTCAGGCTGCCGGCAGGACTGGCGGAAGCCACATCCCACACAGCCGCGGACAGGGCCGGGGAGACCCTGGCCGGTGCCATGGAACTGGCCGGCACCCTCCCGGGACCACTTGCCACAGCCGTGCGGGAGGCGTCCCGGGCGGCGTTCGATTCCGGCGTCCACATCACGGCAGCCATCGCGCTGGTACTGATGGCGGCCGCGGCAGTCCTTGCCGCCGTCGTGCTCCGAAAAGTCCCGACGGCGCGCTAG
- a CDS encoding TetR/AcrR family transcriptional regulator, with amino-acid sequence MARKPVAREAVLDAFESLLIEVGERAATLDAVAKRAGVSKGGLLYHFPNKEALIEVLLDRLDELAAADADAMAAADEGAAAYFIRSSVWADTPLDRAIVAATRLAEVAHEETRQRFAAIQQRWLREIAADVGAAMAKPVLYMGDGLYFNAMLSVGPVPAQETAADVAGLLAALDRLRS; translated from the coding sequence ATGGCCAGAAAACCCGTAGCCCGCGAGGCTGTTCTCGATGCTTTTGAATCCCTGCTGATCGAGGTGGGCGAGCGGGCCGCCACCCTTGATGCGGTCGCTAAGCGGGCAGGAGTCTCCAAGGGCGGGTTGCTGTATCACTTTCCGAACAAGGAAGCCCTGATCGAGGTGCTGCTGGACAGGCTGGATGAGCTGGCAGCCGCCGACGCCGACGCCATGGCCGCCGCCGATGAGGGAGCGGCCGCGTACTTCATCAGGTCTTCGGTGTGGGCAGATACACCCCTTGACCGTGCCATTGTTGCTGCCACCAGGCTCGCCGAGGTGGCCCATGAGGAAACACGTCAGCGCTTCGCGGCAATCCAGCAGCGTTGGCTCCGGGAGATTGCCGCCGACGTTGGCGCGGCCATGGCCAAACCGGTGCTGTACATGGGCGACGGGCTGTACTTCAACGCCATGCTTTCCGTGGGGCCCGTTCCTGCCCAAGAGACGGCGGCCGACGTTGCGGGCCTGCTGGCCGCGCTGGACCGGCTCCGCAGCTGA
- the gcvP gene encoding aminomethyl-transferring glycine dehydrogenase — translation MEFLVTVSPASASPAPAAQAPASPALAPTFPAVASFVDRHIGSRRQDDVDAMLKAVGYDSVDALVDTAVPKDIRQDSPLELTHALSEVETLAELRKLAAKNKTAVQMIGQGYYDTVTPPVIRRNILEGPAWYTAYTPYQPEISQGRLEALLNFQTMVQDLVGLPIANASLLDEATAVAEAVLMMRRANKATGQNAGARDGKTVLDADCLPQTIAIVKGRAAALGFEVQVADLAKGLPDGVINGVVLQQPGVSGRVFDHSSVIADAKERGALVTVAADLLALTLITPPGEQGADIAVGSAQRFGVPLFYGGPHAAYMAVQKGLERSMPGRLVGVSKDNAGVPAYRLALQTREQHIRREKATSNICTAQALLAIVASMYAVYHGPEGLKAIALAAHTHARTLAASLSAAGLDVLHTSFFDTVTVSVPGKAAGIVAAAEAKGINLRSIDADTVGFSTDETTTPEIAAQVLEAFGVSATDGGDAAFALDPAVERSSEYMQHPVFSTHRSETQLLRYIRKLSDRDLALDRTMIPLGSCTMKLNATAEMEAISWPEFASIHPFAPDSQTEGWRELIADLEAQLTEITGYDQVSIQPNAGSQGELAGLLAIRGYHRSRGDDQRNVCLIPASAHGTNAASAVLAGMKVVVVATAADGTIDHTDLYAKIDANKDALSCIMITYPSTHGVYDADVREVCDAVHAAGGQVYIDGANLNALVGLAQPGKFGGDVSHLNLHKTFCIPHGGGGPGVGPVAAKAHLAPFMPGNAATWTEGNDVPISASKYGSAGVLPISWAYVKLMGGQGLTEATKSALLAANYIAARLNDFFPVLYTGEGGLVAHECILDLRELTARTGVTAEDVAKRLIDYGFHAPTLAFPVAGTLMVEPTESEDLGEMDRFIDAMISIRAEIDQVANGDFTVADSPLRNAPHTAAAAISSDWDRAYPREQAVFPVHTLRQDKYFPPVGRIDGAAGDRNLVCSCPPLSEFEN, via the coding sequence ATGGAGTTCCTCGTGACTGTTTCTCCGGCCTCCGCCAGCCCGGCACCCGCTGCCCAGGCCCCCGCAAGCCCGGCCCTCGCCCCGACCTTCCCAGCCGTCGCATCCTTTGTTGACCGGCACATCGGCTCACGCCGCCAGGACGACGTCGACGCCATGCTCAAGGCTGTTGGCTATGACTCCGTTGATGCACTCGTGGACACAGCAGTTCCCAAGGACATCCGCCAGGACTCGCCGCTGGAGCTCACCCACGCCCTGAGCGAGGTGGAAACCCTCGCCGAATTGCGGAAGCTCGCCGCGAAGAACAAGACCGCCGTGCAGATGATCGGCCAGGGGTATTACGACACCGTGACGCCGCCGGTGATCCGCCGCAACATCCTCGAAGGCCCGGCCTGGTACACGGCGTACACGCCGTACCAGCCGGAAATTTCGCAGGGCCGGCTTGAGGCGCTGCTGAACTTCCAGACCATGGTGCAGGACCTCGTGGGCCTGCCCATCGCCAACGCGTCCCTGCTGGATGAAGCCACCGCCGTGGCCGAAGCCGTGCTGATGATGCGCAGGGCAAATAAGGCCACGGGCCAGAACGCAGGCGCCCGCGACGGGAAAACCGTCCTGGATGCCGACTGCCTCCCGCAGACCATCGCCATTGTGAAAGGCCGCGCCGCGGCACTGGGCTTTGAGGTCCAGGTGGCTGACCTCGCCAAGGGACTTCCCGACGGCGTTATCAACGGCGTGGTGCTCCAGCAGCCCGGCGTCTCCGGCCGGGTTTTCGACCACAGCTCCGTTATTGCCGACGCCAAGGAACGCGGCGCGCTGGTCACCGTGGCTGCCGACCTCCTGGCCCTGACGCTGATCACGCCTCCCGGTGAGCAGGGGGCCGACATCGCCGTTGGCTCAGCCCAGCGGTTCGGCGTCCCCCTGTTCTACGGCGGACCGCACGCCGCCTACATGGCCGTGCAGAAGGGCCTTGAGCGTTCCATGCCTGGCCGCCTGGTGGGCGTCTCGAAGGACAACGCCGGCGTTCCCGCGTACCGTCTTGCCCTGCAGACCCGCGAGCAGCACATCCGCCGCGAAAAGGCCACCTCCAACATCTGCACAGCCCAGGCGCTGCTGGCCATCGTGGCCTCCATGTACGCCGTTTACCATGGTCCGGAAGGGCTCAAGGCGATCGCCCTGGCTGCGCACACCCACGCCAGGACCCTTGCCGCATCACTGAGCGCAGCCGGGCTTGACGTCCTGCACACCAGCTTTTTCGACACCGTCACGGTTTCCGTACCGGGCAAGGCTGCCGGGATTGTTGCCGCGGCCGAAGCCAAGGGCATCAACCTTCGCAGCATCGATGCCGACACAGTGGGCTTCTCCACGGATGAAACCACCACGCCGGAAATCGCCGCCCAGGTGCTGGAGGCATTCGGTGTTTCGGCCACCGACGGCGGCGACGCAGCCTTCGCACTGGACCCCGCCGTCGAACGTTCCTCCGAGTACATGCAGCACCCGGTGTTCAGCACCCACCGTTCCGAGACGCAGCTGTTGCGCTATATCCGCAAGCTGTCCGACCGGGACCTGGCGCTGGACCGCACCATGATCCCACTGGGTTCCTGCACCATGAAGCTGAACGCCACGGCTGAGATGGAAGCCATCTCCTGGCCGGAGTTCGCCTCCATCCACCCCTTCGCCCCCGACTCCCAGACCGAAGGCTGGCGCGAACTGATCGCGGACCTGGAAGCCCAGCTGACCGAGATCACCGGCTACGACCAGGTGTCCATCCAGCCGAATGCCGGGTCCCAGGGTGAGCTGGCCGGCCTCCTGGCCATCCGTGGCTACCACCGTTCCCGCGGCGATGACCAGCGCAATGTGTGCCTGATTCCCGCTTCGGCGCACGGCACCAACGCAGCCTCAGCCGTGCTGGCGGGTATGAAGGTGGTAGTGGTGGCCACCGCAGCGGACGGCACCATCGACCACACCGATCTCTACGCGAAGATCGACGCCAATAAGGACGCGCTCTCCTGCATCATGATCACCTACCCGTCCACGCACGGTGTGTACGACGCCGACGTCCGCGAGGTCTGTGACGCTGTTCACGCTGCCGGCGGCCAGGTGTACATCGACGGTGCCAACCTGAACGCCCTGGTCGGCCTCGCCCAGCCGGGCAAGTTCGGCGGCGACGTCTCGCACCTGAACCTGCACAAGACCTTCTGCATCCCGCACGGCGGCGGCGGACCCGGCGTGGGCCCGGTGGCGGCGAAGGCACACCTGGCGCCCTTTATGCCGGGCAACGCGGCCACCTGGACCGAAGGCAACGACGTCCCCATTTCGGCATCCAAGTACGGCTCGGCCGGCGTCCTCCCCATCTCCTGGGCCTACGTCAAGCTGATGGGCGGCCAAGGCCTGACCGAGGCCACGAAGTCGGCGCTCCTTGCCGCCAACTACATCGCTGCCCGCCTCAACGACTTCTTCCCCGTGCTCTACACAGGAGAAGGCGGCCTCGTGGCGCACGAATGCATCCTTGACCTCCGCGAACTGACGGCCCGCACCGGCGTCACCGCGGAGGACGTGGCCAAGCGCCTCATCGACTACGGCTTCCACGCCCCCACCCTGGCATTCCCCGTTGCCGGCACTCTGATGGTGGAGCCCACCGAGTCCGAGGACCTCGGCGAGATGGACCGGTTCATCGACGCGATGATCTCGATCCGCGCGGAAATCGACCAGGTGGCCAACGGCGACTTCACGGTCGCGGACAGCCCGCTGCGCAATGCCCCGCACACCGCCGCGGCCGCCATCAGCAGCGACTGGGACCGTGCCTACCCGCGCGAACAGGCAGTCTTCCCGGTTCACACGCTCAGACAGGACAAGTACTTCCCGCCTGTGGGCCGCATCGACGGCGCCGCGGGCGACCGTAACCTGGTCTGCTCCTGCCCGCCGCTTTCCGAGTTCGAAAACTAA